From a region of the Bacteroidales bacterium genome:
- a CDS encoding helix-turn-helix transcriptional regulator, translating into MPHEINLDSHKGCKYYFSENHTRFILTDIKSSETMTLEYKEYNHIIVILKGSLLIEYDEFVNTKFPEGEIVFVPAYSRSHIEAIEESRVLIGTFDMPDDICITKSMEMLWELRSKMEYKFASVPIKPPMQQYLDLLIMYIESGMQCAHLHEIKERELFLVLRWFYTNEEFVRLFYLIIGKALDFRTLVIKNYDKVKNIEELAKEIGMSRSNFDAKFKKVFGMPPKQWVLQRKARSIRYYISKPNVTISDVIRKYNFESFTHFNRFSRQQFGMTPSELMKAKEDNPEEPDKQ; encoded by the coding sequence ATGCCACACGAAATTAACCTGGATAGCCATAAAGGATGTAAATATTATTTTTCAGAGAATCATACCCGGTTCATATTGACTGATATTAAATCTTCAGAAACAATGACCCTTGAGTATAAGGAATATAATCATATCATTGTTATTCTTAAAGGCAGTTTACTGATCGAGTATGATGAATTTGTCAATACTAAGTTTCCGGAAGGAGAAATTGTGTTTGTCCCGGCTTATTCAAGATCACATATTGAAGCAATTGAAGAATCAAGGGTCCTGATCGGGACATTCGATATGCCCGATGATATCTGTATCACAAAGTCAATGGAGATGCTTTGGGAGCTTCGTTCAAAAATGGAATACAAGTTTGCATCTGTTCCTATCAAACCGCCAATGCAGCAATACCTGGACCTGTTGATCATGTACATCGAGAGTGGTATGCAGTGTGCCCATCTGCATGAAATAAAAGAACGGGAACTGTTTTTGGTACTCAGGTGGTTTTATACCAATGAAGAATTTGTCCGGTTATTTTATCTGATTATAGGTAAGGCGCTTGATTTTAGAACGTTGGTAATAAAAAATTATGACAAAGTAAAAAACATAGAAGAACTGGCAAAGGAGATAGGCATGAGCCGGTCAAATTTTGACGCCAAATTTAAAAAGGTTTTCGGGATGCCCCCCAAACAATGGGTTTTACAACGTAAGGCCAGAAGTATCAGGTATTACATTTCCAAACCGAATGTTACCATCAGTGATGTCATAAGAAAATACAACTTTGAATCATTTACCCATTTTAACCGTTTTTCCAGGCAACAATTCGGAATGACACCATCGGAATTGATGAAAGCAAAAGAAGACAATCCGGAAGAACCGGATAAGCAATAA
- a CDS encoding DUF3575 domain-containing protein, with translation MKRILLVIFVLTTTIHCISAQDMMLKTNLLYAGATFTPNIGAEIRLNSNFTLDLNGAYNPWNLKGSAESNKKLVHWMAQAELRYYTCRSFDGHFFGVHLLASQYNIIQRNLDFILGNDSEKYRFQGYGIGAGLSYGYQWVLSKNWSLEATVGIGAMYLDFDKYECRTCGKQEGSETKIYLGPTRLGINLIYYIR, from the coding sequence ATGAAGAGAATATTATTAGTGATATTTGTTTTAACCACAACCATTCACTGTATATCCGCTCAGGATATGATGTTGAAAACAAACCTTCTTTATGCCGGGGCAACATTCACCCCCAATATTGGTGCCGAAATACGGTTAAACAGCAATTTTACCCTTGATTTAAACGGGGCATACAATCCCTGGAATCTGAAAGGAAGCGCAGAGAGTAACAAAAAACTTGTCCACTGGATGGCACAAGCTGAGTTGCGGTATTATACCTGTCGTAGTTTCGATGGACATTTCTTTGGTGTACATCTTCTTGCTTCACAATATAATATCATCCAGAGGAATCTTGATTTTATACTGGGAAACGATTCAGAAAAATATCGTTTTCAGGGTTATGGCATAGGAGCAGGATTATCGTATGGCTACCAATGGGTATTAAGTAAAAACTGGAGCCTGGAGGCCACCGTAGGAATAGGTGCCATGTACCTTGACTTTGATAAATACGAATGCCGGACATGTGGAAAACAGGAAGGTTCGGAAACGAAAATTTACCTGGGGCCCACCCGGCTAGGCATAAACCTGATTTATTACATCCGATAA
- a CDS encoding TldD/PmbA family protein — protein MKRTIFILLLFVTVIQITFSQDKLLGILKNEVDRNFASLKAQPVPAYYISYRVQDAESYSINASFGDLTYSEPSHQRLFHVSVRVGDHTLDNTKNVSSDGGYSSAYSYNTMSLDDDPLAIQKALWLKTDQLYKGSVKQYENVKANVAVKVAAEDKSDDFSKEKAEKYYEKPMKIKDLKFDVAAWEKKIKKYSEVFSENKDVLSASSGISVELVRKYFVDTDGAEITQNAYAYRIYVNASTTAEDGMNLPLYQSYFALDPKDLPSDAKIIEDAREMSKLISALRKAPIAESYSGPALMTAEASGVFFHEIFGHRIEGARLKQESDAQTFKKKVGELVLPADFSVIFDPQLKKYKGIPLNGSYVFDDEGIRGQKVTIVDNGILKSFLMSRTPIDGFSNSNGHGRAMIYYNCVTRQSNMIIESKNPKTEKELRTMLIEQAKKENKEFGYLFDKVSGGFTTTGRYMPNAFNVTPLVVYRIYVDGRPDELVRGVDLVGTPLSMFSQIEACGKEYDAFNGYCGAESGSIPVSCVSPTLFVKMVETQKKPKSQSQPPILERP, from the coding sequence ATGAAAAGAACAATATTCATCTTGTTGTTATTCGTTACAGTAATACAAATAACATTCTCTCAGGATAAGTTACTTGGCATCCTGAAAAATGAGGTCGACCGAAATTTTGCATCGTTAAAAGCGCAACCCGTTCCGGCTTACTACATCAGTTACAGGGTTCAGGATGCGGAAAGCTATAGTATCAATGCCTCTTTTGGAGATCTGACATATAGTGAACCCAGCCATCAGCGACTATTTCATGTGTCAGTGAGGGTGGGCGACCATACATTGGATAATACCAAGAATGTCTCATCAGATGGCGGATACTCATCTGCATACAGCTACAATACAATGTCTTTGGACGATGATCCGCTGGCCATACAAAAAGCATTATGGCTCAAAACAGATCAACTTTATAAAGGTTCGGTAAAACAATACGAAAACGTAAAAGCCAATGTTGCCGTAAAAGTTGCAGCGGAAGATAAATCAGATGATTTTTCAAAGGAAAAGGCTGAAAAATATTATGAAAAGCCAATGAAAATAAAAGACCTGAAGTTTGATGTGGCTGCCTGGGAAAAGAAAATAAAAAAATACAGTGAGGTCTTCTCTGAAAATAAAGATGTGTTATCTGCATCTTCGGGAATTAGCGTCGAACTGGTAAGAAAATATTTTGTAGACACAGATGGTGCGGAAATCACACAAAATGCGTATGCTTATAGGATATATGTTAATGCTTCTACCACAGCAGAAGACGGGATGAACCTGCCATTATATCAATCTTATTTTGCACTGGACCCAAAAGATCTCCCATCCGATGCAAAAATCATCGAAGATGCGCGCGAAATGAGTAAACTGATTTCCGCACTGAGAAAAGCCCCCATCGCAGAATCATACTCCGGACCTGCGTTAATGACAGCCGAGGCATCCGGTGTATTTTTCCATGAAATTTTCGGGCATAGGATCGAAGGAGCCAGGTTAAAACAGGAGTCTGACGCACAGACATTCAAGAAAAAAGTAGGTGAACTGGTTTTACCTGCAGATTTCTCCGTTATTTTTGACCCGCAACTGAAAAAATATAAGGGTATTCCGTTGAATGGAAGTTATGTCTTCGATGACGAGGGCATCCGGGGACAAAAGGTAACGATCGTAGATAATGGTATCCTGAAATCATTTTTGATGAGCCGGACTCCTATTGACGGGTTCTCAAATTCGAACGGACACGGACGGGCCATGATTTATTATAATTGTGTCACCCGCCAATCGAACATGATCATTGAATCCAAAAATCCAAAAACGGAAAAAGAATTACGGACTATGCTGATCGAACAGGCTAAAAAGGAAAACAAGGAATTTGGTTACTTATTTGATAAGGTATCCGGAGGATTCACCACTACGGGAAGATATATGCCGAATGCCTTTAATGTTACCCCTCTGGTTGTTTACAGGATATATGTGGACGGAAGACCGGATGAGCTGGTCAGGGGTGTCGACCTGGTAGGTACTCCTTTATCCATGTTCTCCCAGATTGAAGCCTGCGGTAAAGAATATGATGCTTTCAATGGTTATTGTGGAGCGGAATCGGGTTCAATCCCAGTATCTTGTGTATCTCCCACCCTATTTGTAAAAATGGTGGAAACACAAAAGAAACCAAAGTCACAGTCACAACCACCCATATTAGAACGTCCTTAA
- a CDS encoding TonB-dependent receptor has product MKYIGTIFLMFFLTTTTYAQIKRVTGVVRDATDNSTMPGVNVVVKGSSIGTATDMNGEFSINAGANDTLVFTLVGKKTEEIVPGQRSVLEVSLADDQSQIEEVVVTAFGKTKKSSVASSVESVKVSELRIPSSNLTGALAGRIAGVISYQTTGEPGADNAQFFVRGVSSFGYKSDPLILIDGFESTSDDLARLRPDDIESFSVMKDAAATVMYGARSANGIISVTTKAGREGPVRVSARVDVNVATPTQSVEFLDGVTYMRLYNEAQMTRNPELGAFYSEQKIQSTMRGENPMIYPNVKWYDALFNKATVNEKVNLNVSGGGQVATYYVAGGFDHETGLLKVDKRNNFNNNIDIKRTHIRSNVIFKLSKTTTLDTRIFGRFERYTGPYESADIIYNQVMRSNPVDFPFTYEPDEANQYTEHILFGSTSIGGGLKVNPYATMVRGYEDRNETSLTAQASLLQDLSFLVEGLKISLKFSANTWSKYSSQRFYDPYYYALQSYDQITGEYTLFALNPTGGSAYLGELIPGRDASGLYYYEAILNWNRLFGKHNVGATVVGLMQENLLTGGNSRSIYETLPEKNMGLSGKFTYDFASRYFLDFTFGFNGSEKFSGSNQYGFFPALAGAWMISNESFFDPLKKTITSLKLKASVGRGGNDAIAGRSGRFFFLSDVTLGGGGFRWGNDFQNSYSGYSVSRYANPNITWEVSDQYNAGIELGLFKNESLKLQFEVFKEVRSKIYMTRDNFPKSAGLEASISGNVGKMQKVGFDGSIDYEYQFTRDFWITGRANITYATNEYLELDEKNFPDEYLKRKGHSKDQGWGLIAERLFVDEAEIIYSPRQDYGEYQAGDIKYKDVNGDGVVNDNDRVAMGYPTTPEMQYGFGLSMGYKRWDLSFFFQGNARVSMFINSGANWNSERTKQDGIAPFVDQRNALPIIADDYWSETNPNPHAFWPRLSTTVVDNNNQQSSWWLRDASFLRLKTVEIGYNLPGWEKIHLQMLRIYFSAENVFVVSPFKLWDPEMGSNGIGYPPNRRFNVGIKIDF; this is encoded by the coding sequence ATGAAATATATTGGAACTATATTTTTAATGTTTTTTTTAACTACTACAACATATGCTCAAATAAAAAGGGTTACAGGGGTAGTGAGGGATGCTACGGATAATAGTACAATGCCTGGCGTCAACGTTGTGGTAAAAGGATCTTCGATCGGAACAGCTACTGATATGAACGGAGAATTTTCCATTAATGCCGGTGCCAACGACACACTTGTTTTTACTTTGGTAGGGAAAAAAACAGAGGAGATCGTTCCCGGCCAGAGAAGCGTATTGGAAGTCTCTTTGGCTGATGATCAATCCCAAATAGAAGAAGTGGTGGTTACCGCTTTCGGTAAAACAAAAAAATCCAGTGTCGCTTCTTCCGTTGAATCGGTAAAGGTTTCCGAATTGCGGATTCCTTCTTCGAACCTTACCGGAGCATTAGCAGGAAGGATTGCCGGTGTTATTTCTTATCAGACAACCGGTGAACCGGGTGCAGATAATGCTCAGTTCTTTGTCCGTGGGGTCAGTTCTTTCGGTTACAAAAGCGATCCGTTGATATTGATCGATGGATTTGAATCTACCAGTGACGACCTTGCGCGTTTACGACCGGATGATATTGAGAGTTTTTCGGTAATGAAGGATGCAGCAGCTACTGTTATGTACGGAGCGAGAAGTGCCAATGGTATCATCTCTGTCACTACCAAGGCAGGCCGTGAAGGTCCGGTAAGGGTCAGTGCCAGGGTAGATGTCAATGTAGCTACACCGACTCAATCTGTCGAATTCCTCGATGGGGTGACCTATATGAGGTTGTACAACGAAGCGCAGATGACCCGTAATCCTGAGTTAGGCGCTTTTTACAGCGAACAAAAGATACAGTCAACCATGCGAGGCGAAAATCCTATGATCTACCCCAATGTGAAATGGTATGACGCTCTTTTTAATAAAGCCACTGTAAATGAAAAAGTCAATCTGAATGTTTCCGGAGGAGGACAGGTGGCTACCTATTATGTAGCCGGAGGATTCGACCATGAAACAGGTTTGTTGAAAGTAGACAAACGTAATAATTTCAATAACAACATCGATATCAAACGTACCCACATCCGGAGTAATGTGATTTTTAAACTGAGTAAAACAACTACTTTGGATACCAGGATTTTTGGCCGTTTCGAACGCTATACCGGTCCTTATGAGTCGGCAGACATCATTTATAATCAGGTGATGCGCTCCAACCCCGTGGATTTTCCGTTTACTTATGAACCGGATGAAGCGAATCAGTATACCGAGCATATTCTTTTCGGAAGTACCTCCATTGGAGGTGGGCTTAAGGTAAACCCTTATGCTACCATGGTGCGCGGATATGAAGACAGGAACGAGACCAGCCTTACTGCACAGGCTTCTTTATTACAGGATTTGAGTTTTCTTGTAGAAGGTTTGAAGATCAGTCTTAAATTTTCCGCTAATACCTGGAGCAAATATTCCAGCCAGAGATTTTACGACCCATATTATTATGCGCTGCAAAGCTACGACCAGATTACCGGGGAATATACCCTTTTTGCATTGAACCCCACCGGGGGGTCTGCTTATTTAGGAGAACTGATTCCGGGTCGCGATGCCAGCGGGCTATATTATTATGAGGCTATTCTCAACTGGAACAGGCTGTTCGGAAAGCATAACGTAGGCGCTACAGTGGTGGGGTTGATGCAGGAAAACCTGCTCACCGGCGGTAACAGCCGCTCTATTTACGAAACCCTGCCCGAAAAAAATATGGGTCTTTCGGGTAAGTTTACTTACGATTTTGCCTCCAGGTACTTTCTTGATTTTACTTTTGGTTTCAACGGTTCGGAGAAATTCTCGGGATCCAATCAATATGGTTTCTTCCCTGCGTTGGCAGGAGCCTGGATGATTTCTAACGAATCTTTCTTTGATCCGCTTAAGAAGACGATCACTTCCCTGAAGCTCAAGGCAAGTGTGGGAAGAGGTGGTAATGACGCCATTGCCGGTAGGTCAGGCCGTTTCTTCTTTTTGTCCGATGTCACCCTTGGCGGCGGCGGATTCCGGTGGGGTAATGATTTTCAGAACTCTTACAGTGGTTACAGTGTAAGCCGTTATGCTAATCCGAACATCACTTGGGAAGTATCCGACCAGTATAATGCAGGGATTGAACTGGGACTGTTCAAAAATGAATCCTTAAAACTTCAATTTGAAGTGTTTAAGGAAGTCCGTTCGAAAATCTATATGACCCGGGATAACTTTCCGAAATCGGCAGGATTGGAGGCATCTATCAGTGGAAATGTAGGTAAAATGCAGAAAGTCGGGTTTGATGGTTCTATCGACTACGAATATCAGTTCACAAGAGATTTCTGGATCACCGGAAGGGCCAATATCACTTATGCCACGAATGAATACCTGGAACTGGATGAAAAGAACTTTCCCGATGAATACCTGAAAAGGAAAGGCCACAGTAAAGATCAGGGTTGGGGTTTAATTGCAGAGCGTCTTTTTGTGGATGAAGCTGAGATCATTTACTCGCCGCGTCAGGACTATGGGGAATATCAGGCCGGTGATATCAAATACAAGGATGTGAACGGCGACGGTGTAGTCAATGATAACGATCGTGTAGCCATGGGATACCCAACCACTCCCGAAATGCAGTATGGTTTCGGTTTATCCATGGGATATAAGCGTTGGGACCTCTCGTTTTTCTTTCAGGGGAATGCAAGGGTATCCATGTTCATTAATTCGGGAGCAAACTGGAATAGTGAGAGGACGAAGCAGGACGGGATCGCGCCTTTTGTGGATCAACGTAACGCCCTGCCTATTATTGCAGATGATTACTGGAGTGAGACCAACCCGAATCCGCATGCTTTCTGGCCGCGTTTGTCCACTACTGTTGTCGATAACAATAACCAACAGTCGTCGTGGTGGTTGCGTGATGCATCATTCCTTCGTCTGAAAACCGTGGAAATAGGCTATAATCTGCCGGGGTGGGAAAAAATTCACCTGCAGATGCTTAGGATATACTTTTCCGCTGAAAATGTGTTTGTTGTTTCTCCATTCAAGCTATGGGACCCCGAAATGGGCAGCAATGGGATAGGCTATCCGCCCAACAGGCGATTCAACGTCGGGATAAAAATAGACTTTTAA
- a CDS encoding Mfa1 family fimbria major subunit (Members of this family are fimbrial shaft proteins (major subunit proteins), found in the Bacteriodetes. The family is named for Mfa1 from Porphyromonas gingivalis, and is related to but distinct from the family of FimA from the species.) translates to MKKVNFLILALTAFIFFSCSKDDKANDPFIQGQETHSAVSLSFPKTMLKSADEGAANTVEAEVTTVAVYIVDDINGMMHKGVFNNTQFVEQNGKYALTSAIKTTTGDKKIYVVLNPGATLQTNIDNMKGGIFGDIALDGTAANYVTASDLVMASTAAASKTLTVQTEAEALADPLAITVQRNTAKVAVKEKSASTPVIGGSIANLEFAMLVEAKKSYLVQQGGNTLGTVITPGRNISPLTADNDYFTKLSTPSTWKSVNTNSVENKDLAGYYVLENVNVSNVTGNTTAAIIKGQYTPTANTVVVAYAANGTRTIGSISAGESFYVKKSDNTFWSESAYADALNNGLTAGHFSKKYDNGTGYYRIWVQDADGNRGVLRNNYYVLNVTKISGPGLPSVPGVDPEDPNLPIEEDTYISVEVTILPWNVESSDHEL, encoded by the coding sequence ATGAAAAAAGTAAACTTTTTAATCCTGGCCTTAACAGCCTTCATTTTCTTTTCCTGTTCAAAGGATGACAAGGCAAATGATCCTTTTATTCAAGGACAGGAAACCCATTCGGCAGTTTCCTTGTCGTTTCCTAAAACTATGCTGAAGAGCGCTGATGAGGGTGCGGCAAATACGGTTGAAGCAGAAGTAACAACTGTTGCCGTATATATAGTAGACGATATCAATGGTATGATGCATAAAGGTGTATTCAACAATACACAATTTGTCGAACAAAACGGCAAATACGCACTTACTTCGGCTATCAAAACCACGACAGGAGATAAGAAAATATATGTGGTATTGAATCCGGGTGCAACACTTCAAACGAACATTGATAACATGAAAGGTGGTATCTTTGGTGACATTGCGCTCGACGGCACAGCCGCGAATTATGTAACTGCTTCAGATCTGGTGATGGCAAGTACGGCGGCAGCTTCCAAAACCCTTACCGTGCAGACCGAAGCCGAAGCCCTGGCAGATCCCCTGGCTATTACTGTACAACGTAATACGGCAAAGGTAGCTGTTAAGGAAAAATCCGCATCCACGCCGGTTATTGGCGGAAGTATTGCCAATCTGGAATTTGCCATGCTTGTTGAAGCCAAGAAATCATATCTGGTTCAACAAGGAGGTAACACGCTGGGTACGGTAATTACCCCCGGCCGGAATATTTCGCCTCTTACTGCCGATAATGACTATTTCACCAAGTTGTCTACGCCTTCAACATGGAAGAGCGTAAATACCAACTCCGTTGAAAATAAAGATTTAGCCGGATATTATGTCCTGGAAAATGTGAATGTCAGTAATGTAACAGGTAACACCACAGCAGCCATTATTAAAGGGCAATATACGCCGACAGCCAATACTGTGGTTGTTGCTTACGCAGCAAACGGCACACGTACCATCGGTTCTATTTCAGCAGGTGAATCATTCTATGTAAAGAAGTCAGATAACACTTTCTGGAGTGAAAGTGCTTACGCTGATGCTCTTAATAACGGACTCACAGCAGGTCATTTCTCAAAGAAATACGATAATGGTACGGGATACTATCGTATCTGGGTTCAGGATGCAGACGGTAACCGCGGGGTATTACGTAATAATTATTATGTACTTAATGTCACTAAGATCTCGGGTCCCGGACTGCCTTCCGTACCCGGTGTGGATCCGGAAGACCCCAACCTGCCTATTGAGGAAGATACATATATTTCTGTAGAAGTAACCATTCTTCCCTGGAATGTAGAATCATCAGATCACGAACTTTAA
- a CDS encoding outer membrane protein assembly factor translates to MKPFLKMLFFILLLLSCLHRNAFTADTTKHIKTGLTFGALPSIAFDTDIGFKYGILTNFYLFGDGSTYPKYLHSFYLEWYQTTKGSGLWQFIYDSDYLIPKIRLTAEVSYFTEKAIDFYGFNGYRAYYNPDLEDKDHSDYISRMFYRHERKMLRIRSDFQGNIVGRRLRWMAGFEFNKFDVGSVDIDKLNKGKKDDDRLPDVPLLYDRFVDWGVIPDNQKRGDDHYLLKFGLVYDTRDNEPNPMKGIWSEVMLLTAPSWMGNPAGFTKLALTHRQYFTLIDEVLNLAIRLSYQPKIGGTIPFYMLPYVYNTNITRDGLGGAKTLRGILRNRVVGQDIFYGNVELRWKFLRTILWNQNIYLALSAFTDFGQVTRDYKFTFDPAHTEARDWFAEGDSEKLHLSYGGGISGALNHNFVAHINYGIAADRRDGKSGLYIGLNYLF, encoded by the coding sequence ATGAAACCTTTCCTGAAAATGCTCTTTTTCATACTGTTGTTATTAAGTTGCCTGCATAGAAATGCTTTTACGGCCGATACTACCAAACACATCAAGACCGGGCTGACTTTTGGTGCATTGCCATCCATCGCGTTTGATACTGATATCGGATTCAAATATGGGATACTGACTAATTTTTATCTTTTTGGTGACGGGTCTACTTATCCGAAATATCTTCATTCTTTTTATCTGGAATGGTATCAGACCACTAAGGGGAGTGGATTGTGGCAATTCATTTACGACTCGGATTATTTGATACCAAAGATCCGCTTAACGGCAGAAGTAAGCTATTTTACGGAAAAAGCAATTGATTTTTACGGATTTAATGGTTACCGGGCGTATTACAATCCTGATCTGGAAGACAAAGATCACAGTGATTATATCTCACGTATGTTTTACCGGCATGAAAGGAAGATGCTTCGTATACGTTCCGATTTTCAGGGAAACATTGTGGGTAGAAGATTGCGTTGGATGGCCGGTTTTGAATTCAATAAATTTGACGTGGGTTCAGTAGATATTGATAAACTTAATAAGGGGAAAAAAGATGATGACCGGCTACCTGATGTTCCTTTATTGTACGATCGGTTTGTTGATTGGGGTGTAATTCCGGATAACCAGAAGCGAGGTGATGATCATTACCTGTTAAAATTCGGACTGGTCTATGATACCCGTGACAATGAACCCAATCCGATGAAGGGAATATGGAGTGAAGTGATGTTGCTCACAGCTCCTTCATGGATGGGTAATCCGGCAGGATTCACCAAACTGGCACTTACGCACCGGCAATATTTTACCCTGATTGATGAAGTGCTTAATCTGGCGATCCGGTTGAGCTATCAACCTAAGATAGGTGGAACCATACCTTTTTATATGCTTCCTTATGTGTACAATACCAATATTACCCGTGATGGGTTGGGAGGAGCGAAGACTTTACGTGGAATTTTGAGAAACCGGGTGGTAGGTCAGGACATTTTTTACGGAAATGTGGAGTTGAGATGGAAATTCCTGAGAACCATCCTGTGGAACCAGAATATTTATCTGGCATTATCGGCATTCACCGATTTCGGACAAGTAACCCGCGATTATAAGTTTACCTTTGATCCTGCTCATACAGAGGCTCGTGACTGGTTTGCCGAAGGAGATAGTGAAAAGCTTCATTTAAGCTATGGAGGTGGAATATCCGGTGCTTTGAACCATAATTTCGTAGCGCACATCAATTATGGAATTGCAGCTGATCGTCGTGACGGAAAATCAGGGTTATATATCGGATTAAATTATTTGTTCTGA
- a CDS encoding FimB/Mfa2 family fimbrial subunit, giving the protein MNKINHIRLIVILLCSITLPGCIKEDLADCPVDQDISHYLTFEYTKNTDFVDKFADAVATLDVFVFDSDGILTGILSEEGTPLKNGNYRMILDLPDGTYTFIIWGGSRKSYQISQATDHYRSMIGSARLDQLRLALNNNCTFENTDDLFHGIAQNVFIHSEQSSHTHISLTKNTNIINAKVYGISNLANAGNSMDVICSAANGELNFDNSISNPESLIQYIPVQTETKGELKVGFKTLRLLTGMKSAFTIRNTNSNEEIFNHSLIELIKLLPDIHTDEDLDRNDVYDVEIYFDTNLSASVTINGYLVISSDQEIQ; this is encoded by the coding sequence ATGAATAAAATAAATCATATAAGACTGATTGTAATACTGCTCTGCAGCATTACATTGCCTGGATGTATTAAGGAAGATTTGGCCGATTGCCCGGTAGATCAGGATATTTCCCACTATCTGACGTTCGAATACACCAAAAATACTGACTTTGTCGACAAATTTGCCGATGCAGTCGCTACGCTCGATGTATTTGTTTTCGACAGCGACGGTATATTGACCGGAATACTGTCGGAAGAAGGGACTCCGTTGAAAAACGGAAACTACCGAATGATACTGGATCTTCCCGACGGTACTTATACCTTCATCATTTGGGGTGGTTCCCGGAAATCCTATCAGATATCCCAAGCAACGGATCATTACAGGTCGATGATCGGTTCGGCCCGGCTCGATCAACTGAGATTAGCCCTGAATAATAATTGTACTTTCGAAAATACAGATGACCTGTTTCACGGGATTGCACAAAATGTGTTTATCCACTCAGAACAATCATCACACACACATATCAGCTTAACAAAAAATACCAATATCATCAATGCCAAAGTTTATGGTATTTCCAATCTGGCGAACGCCGGGAACAGTATGGATGTTATTTGTTCCGCCGCAAACGGCGAATTGAATTTTGATAACTCTATCAGCAATCCTGAATCGTTGATTCAATATATACCTGTTCAAACTGAAACCAAAGGTGAGTTAAAGGTCGGTTTTAAAACCCTCAGGTTATTAACAGGAATGAAATCCGCCTTTACCATCCGCAATACAAACAGTAATGAAGAAATTTTCAACCATAGTTTAATAGAATTAATTAAGTTATTGCCAGACATACACACAGATGAAGATCTTGACAGGAACGATGTATACGATGTAGAGATCTATTTTGATACAAATTTGTCGGCATCCGTTACGATTAACGGCTATCTGGTAATCAGCAGTGATCAGGAAATCCAGTAA